One part of the Raphanus sativus cultivar WK10039 chromosome 7, ASM80110v3, whole genome shotgun sequence genome encodes these proteins:
- the LOC108838371 gene encoding endoglucanase 9 isoform X2, with translation MSSSSCLLKCARATPGKLYVGVGDPNADHKCWERPEDMDTPRTVYSVSSSNPGSDVAAETASALAAASMVFREVDPQYSTSLLATSKIVMEFAIKNQGNYSDSLSSSVCPFYCSYSGYKDELIISSGRF, from the exons ATGTCATCAAGCTCTTGTCTGCTGAAATGTGCTAGAGCCACTCCCGGGAAGCTTTACGTCGGGGTAGGAGACCCTAATGCTGATCATAAATGCTGGGAACGGCCTGAAGATATGGACACACCTCGTACAGTCTACTCAGTATCCTCTTCTAATCCCGGTTCTGATGTAGCAGCTGAAACCGCATCAGCTCTGGCTGCAGCTTCTATGGTTTTCAGAGAAGTTGATCCTCAGTACTCGACTTCACTGTTGGCAACATCTAAGATTGTGATGGAGTTTGCCATAAAGAACCAAGGAAATTACAGTGATTCCCTTTCTTCATCTGTCTGTCCTTTCTACTGCTCCTACTCTGGTTACAAG GACGAGCTAATCATATCTTCAGGCCGTTTCTAG
- the LOC108838371 gene encoding endoglucanase 9 isoform X1, whose amino-acid sequence MSSSSCLLKCARATPGKLYVGVGDPNADHKCWERPEDMDTPRTVYSVSSSNPGSDVAAETASALAAASMVFREVDPQYSTSLLATSKIVMEFAIKNQGNYSDSLSSSVCPFYCSYSGYKAVSRSEDFKHEELDVRDRWSKSRRDEGRLNKPLECGMIRTLVEEKSLWSNHTLFAKRISCLNICAFLLKYCFTSKHIHFTL is encoded by the exons ATGTCATCAAGCTCTTGTCTGCTGAAATGTGCTAGAGCCACTCCCGGGAAGCTTTACGTCGGGGTAGGAGACCCTAATGCTGATCATAAATGCTGGGAACGGCCTGAAGATATGGACACACCTCGTACAGTCTACTCAGTATCCTCTTCTAATCCCGGTTCTGATGTAGCAGCTGAAACCGCATCAGCTCTGGCTGCAGCTTCTATGGTTTTCAGAGAAGTTGATCCTCAGTACTCGACTTCACTGTTGGCAACATCTAAGATTGTGATGGAGTTTGCCATAAAGAACCAAGGAAATTACAGTGATTCCCTTTCTTCATCTGTCTGTCCTTTCTACTGCTCCTACTCTGGTTACAAG GCCGTTTCTAGAAGCGAGGATTTTAAGCACGAGGAGCTCGATGTGAGAGACCGTTGGTCTAAGAGCAGAAGGGATGAAGGACGACTGAACAAGCCGCTTGAGTGTGGAATGATAAGGACCTTGGTGGAAGAAAAGAGCCTCTGGTCCAATCATACGCTCTTTGCTAAGAGGATAAGTTGCTTGAACATATGTGCTTTCTTACTAAAATATTGTTTCACTTCTAAACATATACATTtcacattataa
- the LOC130497661 gene encoding uncharacterized protein LOC130497661: MALQFPKRILEEGAECKVDKINNTCRRTLLETVKEVLKDEYDEVLKDHVFGPILAIVDNKLIYSGKIVHSFICKQLRVSKLHELWFLFANRPLRFSMQKFYAVTGLKFREEPEIDFNNWKSDKGFWSTVLNKNRKVNLLMIRDELLKVCNQWSYVDRVRLVYLCIIHGFVLAKDLRVFIPHELIRLVMDFEKMRMYPWGLRAFDELTASIFKAREDLHLKNSYVLDGFSYAFQIWIMEAIPDIGSMVGTKKKKTLTKVRCRNWTGSGKVSYQDITSLESHFDKGKLFPFISSTGSSTAIDNPEFFREDEKNDERVSRIVALIDAKQDWKQFTWEVETLPTNMDLSDPEEDVEEAAVAEEPAVGEDPAVEEEAAVIAKRGKRKLIDPGVESRKKQLLCDRAAEHNSGVSGEMKTFIEGLFKASFTSFTELVQKDIQERFDKFDNDITLLKDKVSQITDLSDTVGKDRASEIPSPSATLGKEQEKSSQSQDPLAAKRKAKGKAADSVDPLLLRRSSRPVRKVTKT; encoded by the exons ATGGCTTTACAGTTTCCAAAACGGATTCTTGAAGAAGGAGCTGAGTGCAAGGTTGATAAGATTAACAACACTTGTAGACGTACACTTCTGGAAACGGTGAAGGAGGTTCTCAAGGATGAGTATGATGAAGTTTTGAAGGATCATGTCTTTGGTCCGATTCTGGCAATCGTAGACAACAAGCTCATTTACTCAGGGAAGATTGTTCACAGCTTCATATGCAAGCAGCTCAGGGTTTCCAAGCTTCATGAGTTGTGGTTTCTGTTTGCAAATAGGCCTCTCAGGTTTTCTATGCAAAAGTTTTATGCTGTCACTGGATTGAAGTTCAGAGAAGAACCGGAAATAGACTTCAATAACTGGAAGAGTGATAAGGGGTTTTGGAGCACAGTGCTGAATAAAAACAGAAAGGTCAACTTGTTGATGATAAGGGATGAGCTTCTCAAAGTCTGCAACCAGTGGTCGTATGTCGACAGGGTGAGGCTAGTTTATCTATGTATTATACATGGATTCGTCCTTGCTAAGGATTTGAGAGTGTTTATTCCTCACGAGTTGATTCGTTTGGTGATGGATTTTGAGAAAATGAGGATGTATCCTTGGGGTCTTCGCGCGTTTGATGAGCTCACTGCATCAATTTTCAAAGCAAGGGAAGATTTGCATCTGAAGAACAGCTATGTGTTGGATGGTTTCTCATATGCGTTTCAGATATGGATTATGGAGGCAATCCCGGACATCGGGTCTATGGTGggtacaaagaagaagaaaaccctGACCAAAGTGAGATGTAGAAATTGGACAGGCAGTGGAAAGGTATCATACCAAGATATCACCAGCCTAGAGTCACACTTTGACAAG GGAAAGCTGTTTCCGTTTATATCATCTACTGGAAGCTCGACTGCGATAGATAATCCTGAGTTCTTTAGGGAAGATGAGAAGAATGACGAAAGAGTCAGTCGCATTGTTGCTCTCATTGATGCGAAACAAGACTGGAAGCAGTTCACTTGGGAAGTTGAGACTTTGCCTACAAATATGGACTTATCTGATCCAGAAGAGGATGTTGAGGAAGCGGCTGTTGCAGAGGAACCGGCTGTTGGAGAGGATCCAGctgttgaagaagaagcagctgTTATTGcaaaaagggggaagcgtaagcTAATTGATCCTGGTGTCGAGTCTCGGAAAAAACAGCTGCTCTGTGATCGAGCGGCTGAACATAACAGTGGTGTCTCAGGTGAAATGAAGACCTTCATTGAGGGTTTGTTCAAGGCTTCTTTCACCTCATTTACGGAGCTGGTGCAGAAGGACATACAAGAGCGTTTTGACAAGTTTGACAATGATATTACTCTGCTCAAGGATAAGGTGTCTCAGATTACAGATCTTTCAGATACAGTTGGAAAAGACAGAGCATCTGAGATTCCGAGTCCATCAGCAACACTTGggaaagaacaagaaaaatc